One window of the Tissierella sp. genome contains the following:
- a CDS encoding KH domain-containing protein codes for MRELVEFIAKSLVDNPDEVTVNEIEGSQSIMIELKVAPEDMGKIIGKQGRIAKAIRTVVKAAAIKDNKRVIVEIIQ; via the coding sequence GTGAGAGAATTAGTAGAATTTATCGCTAAATCCCTAGTTGATAATCCTGATGAAGTAACAGTAAATGAAATAGAAGGTAGCCAATCAATTATGATTGAACTAAAAGTTGCTCCAGAGGATATGGGTAAAATTATTGGAAAACAAGGTAGAATTGCAAAAGCCATAAGAACTGTTGTGAAAGCAGCCGCTATTAAAGACAATAAAAGAGTTATAGT
- the rpsP gene encoding 30S ribosomal protein S16 yields the protein MAVKIRLRRMGAKKSPFYRIVVADSRAPRDGRFIEEIGYYNPLTEPKTVKIDNEKAMNWIKNGAKPTDTVDRLFRTNGLYENETVINTEE from the coding sequence ATGGCGGTTAAAATTAGATTAAGAAGAATGGGAGCTAAGAAAAGTCCTTTCTATAGAATAGTTGTTGCTGATTCCCGTGCTCCTAGAGATGGTAGATTTATAGAAGAAATTGGGTATTATAATCCATTAACTGAACCAAAAACAGTTAAGATAGATAATGAGAAAGCAATGAACTGGATTAAAAATGGAGCAAAACCAACTGATACTGTTGACAGATTATTTAGGACAAATGGCCTATATGAAAATGAAACTGTAATAAATACTGAGGAATAG
- the ffh gene encoding signal recognition particle protein: MVFESLSEKLQNALGKLKGKGKLSEKDVDLAMREVRLALLEADVNFKVVKDFIKKVKERSIGAEVMESLTPGQHVVKIVNEELTNLMGKSEVKLNFASNPPTVILMCGLQGAGKTTTTGKLAFNLKKQNRRPLLVACDIYRPAAIKQLEVVGERVNVPVFSMGDKVNPVDIAKAALEHGKKNGNDIILIDTAGRLHIDEELMTEIKNIHEAVKPNEVLLVLDAMTGQDAVNVAESFNERLGITGVILTKLDGDARGGAALSIRAVTQKPIKFVGMGEKFDQLEPFHPDRMASRILGMGDVLSLIERAQANIDEKKAIELEKKIRSQQFTFDDFLDQLEQMKSLGPIDQLMGMIPGMNTKALKGLDVNERDIARIQAIIQSMTKKERENPDIIDSSRRKRISQGSGTSVQDVNKILKQFKETKKMMKKFTDMEKTMKKKGKLGFPFF; the protein is encoded by the coding sequence ATGGTATTTGAATCTTTGTCAGAGAAATTGCAAAATGCTTTAGGTAAGTTAAAAGGCAAGGGTAAACTTTCAGAAAAAGATGTAGATTTAGCTATGAGAGAAGTAAGACTTGCCTTGCTGGAAGCGGATGTTAATTTTAAAGTAGTAAAGGACTTTATAAAAAAAGTTAAAGAGAGATCTATTGGTGCAGAGGTAATGGAAAGCCTGACACCGGGGCAGCATGTGGTTAAAATCGTAAATGAAGAATTGACGAATCTAATGGGAAAAAGCGAAGTGAAATTAAATTTTGCTTCAAACCCGCCAACCGTAATTTTAATGTGTGGTTTACAAGGTGCTGGTAAAACTACTACAACGGGAAAATTAGCTTTTAATCTAAAAAAACAAAATAGAAGACCATTATTAGTCGCTTGTGATATTTATAGACCTGCAGCTATAAAGCAACTTGAAGTAGTAGGAGAAAGGGTGAATGTGCCTGTTTTTTCCATGGGTGACAAGGTGAACCCTGTAGATATAGCTAAGGCTGCTTTAGAACATGGTAAGAAGAATGGTAATGACATTATTTTGATCGATACAGCAGGTAGGCTTCATATTGATGAAGAATTAATGACTGAAATAAAGAATATTCACGAAGCTGTTAAACCGAATGAGGTACTTTTAGTACTAGATGCAATGACAGGTCAAGATGCAGTTAATGTGGCTGAGTCTTTTAACGAGAGACTTGGTATTACAGGAGTTATTCTTACTAAGCTTGATGGAGATGCTAGGGGTGGAGCAGCATTATCTATTAGGGCTGTTACACAAAAGCCTATAAAATTTGTTGGTATGGGAGAAAAGTTTGATCAGTTAGAACCATTTCATCCTGATAGAATGGCATCGAGAATATTAGGCATGGGTGATGTTCTCAGTCTTATTGAGAGAGCTCAAGCTAATATTGATGAAAAAAAGGCGATTGAATTAGAAAAGAAGATAAGAAGTCAGCAATTTACTTTTGATGATTTCTTAGACCAATTGGAACAAATGAAATCATTAGGACCCATAGATCAATTAATGGGTATGATTCCTGGGATGAATACAAAAGCTCTTAAGGGTTTGGATGTGAACGAAAGGGATATTGCAAGAATACAAGCTATAATTCAATCGATGACAAAGAAAGAAAGAGAAAATCCTGATATTATTGATAGTAGTAGAAGAAAAAGGATATCTCAGGGTAGTGGTACTTCAGTCCAAGATGTAAACAAGATTCTTAAACAATTTAAAGAAACAAAGAAAATGATGAAGAAGTTTACAGATATGGAAAAAACAATGAAGAAGAAAGGGAAATTAGGATTCCCCTTTTTCTAA
- the ylxM gene encoding YlxM family DNA-binding protein — MFEFYGKLLSEKQYQVVELYYIHDFSLGEIGDELNVTRQGIFDLLRRAEQKLYQYEENLGLVRKFFNSHADIRNIIDITEDIIKIAKEKDNDEIQEKALIINKISKRILDNSLEVVD, encoded by the coding sequence TTGTTCGAATTTTATGGAAAGTTGCTTAGTGAAAAACAATATCAAGTAGTAGAGCTATACTACATACATGATTTTTCTTTAGGAGAAATTGGCGATGAGCTTAATGTAACAAGGCAGGGTATTTTTGATCTCTTAAGGAGAGCTGAACAAAAGCTTTATCAATATGAAGAAAATCTAGGGTTAGTAAGAAAGTTTTTTAATAGTCATGCTGATATTAGAAATATAATTGATATTACTGAGGATATTATAAAAATAGCTAAAGAAAAAGATAATGATGAAATTCAAGAGAAAGCTCTGATTATTAATAAAATTAGCAAAAGAATATTAGATAATAGTCTGGAGGTGGTTGATTAA
- the ftsY gene encoding signal recognition particle-docking protein FtsY: MFKWFKKKEKTKEELVENEELQDFGEEVNDDFEDETYENETIKADDDSKGDAEKEINVGILDIEDEIILDIPTEISYSEEVAIETETPIEKKLGLFEKLKNGLTKTRKDMSDKIDGLLKSYKKIDEELFEDLEEVLISADVGMNTTMELIDNLRQKVKEDKVTDPDNIKTLLKNEIRKLMLESVNDNELKTEPSPAVILVVGVNGVGKTTTIGKLSNNFKKQGKKVIIAAGDTFRAAAIEQLEEWSNRAGVEFIAHKEGADPAAVIFDGVQAAKARKSDILICDTAGRLHNKSNLMNELNKIFRVVEREYPNATKEILLVLDATTGQNAISQAKVFKEVTNITGVALTKLDGTAKGGVIIGLQSELKIPVKLVGVGEGIEDLQQFNVEDFVEAIFN, encoded by the coding sequence ATGTTTAAATGGTTTAAGAAAAAAGAGAAAACAAAGGAAGAATTAGTAGAAAATGAAGAATTACAAGATTTTGGTGAAGAAGTAAATGATGATTTTGAAGATGAAACTTATGAAAATGAAACTATTAAGGCTGATGATGACTCGAAAGGAGATGCTGAAAAAGAGATAAATGTAGGAATTTTAGATATTGAAGATGAAATTATTTTGGATATTCCAACTGAAATATCTTATTCTGAAGAAGTAGCAATAGAAACTGAAACTCCTATAGAAAAAAAACTTGGATTATTTGAAAAACTTAAAAATGGATTAACTAAGACCAGAAAAGATATGTCCGATAAAATAGATGGATTACTTAAGTCATACAAAAAGATAGATGAAGAGCTTTTTGAGGATTTGGAGGAAGTGTTAATAAGTGCAGATGTTGGCATGAACACAACTATGGAGCTAATTGATAATCTTCGTCAAAAAGTAAAAGAAGATAAGGTAACTGATCCAGATAACATAAAAACTTTATTAAAGAATGAAATTAGAAAACTAATGTTAGAATCAGTTAATGACAATGAACTAAAGACAGAACCATCACCAGCAGTAATTTTAGTTGTTGGTGTAAATGGAGTTGGAAAAACAACTACTATCGGTAAATTGTCTAACAATTTTAAAAAACAAGGGAAAAAAGTTATTATTGCTGCAGGTGATACATTTAGGGCAGCAGCAATTGAACAATTAGAAGAATGGAGTAATAGAGCTGGAGTTGAATTTATTGCACATAAAGAAGGTGCAGACCCTGCAGCAGTTATATTTGATGGTGTTCAAGCTGCAAAAGCAAGAAAATCTGATATATTAATTTGTGATACAGCAGGTAGACTCCATAATAAGTCTAATTTAATGAACGAATTGAATAAAATATTTAGAGTAGTTGAAAGAGAATATCCCAATGCAACAAAGGAAATATTACTTGTACTAGATGCTACAACAGGACAGAATGCAATTAGTCAGGCAAAAGTGTTTAAAGAAGTTACAAATATTACTGGAGTTGCTTTGACTAAGTTGGATGGAACCGCAAAGGGTGGCGTTATTATTGGTTTGCAATCTGAACTTAAGATTCCTGTAAAACTAGTAGGTGTAGGTGAAGGTATAGAAGATTTGCAGCAATTTAATGTAGAAGATTTTGTGGAGGCAATATTTAATTAA
- the smc gene encoding chromosome segregation protein SMC: MRLKKVEIQGFKSFADKTEINIKDGITAIVGPNGSGKSNISDAIRWVLGEQSVKNLRGSKMEDVIFAGTSKRKALGYAEVTITFDNKSGLIPVDYSEVAVTRRMFRSGESEYYINKNSCRLKDIRELFMDTGIGKDGYSIIGQGRIEEILSNRPEDRRSIFEEAAGIVKYKSKKEEAERKLEKTEGNIIRIKDLVSELSSQLQNLEAQSHKANCFTKLYNRLKELEINLFIRDIRKIDLQIGEINKEKLTLEEEINKNSLERQTIEDEFNILKDKIETLEEKIESLRGVNLSNSSELDKNKNELSLIQEKEKFYNKDLERIKDEKDKLVNRLKAIEEMNLELVKEKSITQEEYNKLNNIYIEKTLELEKDIKFILDKEKEIEVEKNNVIRIYNNTSDKKSELNSISSFNDNIEKRIFQLEKEINEMKTEEKLILENKLEITQSEGNFKEELSTLLEELNNIQVIEKENNEIFDSVNKKININNSDLHSKKSSLKLFKNMEEDYEGYYKGVKSLLIASKDDSRLKEGLVGVVGELVKVGQKFERAIDISLGSNVQNMVTETEEHGKKAIEYLKKNKLGRITCLPLNVISGNVIDISTQDREKFKILGLGFELIDYDKRYEELFKYLLGRTIIVEDMDYGIKLANKYKHKYKIVTLQGEVLNPGGSMTGGSYASNSVSIINRKSRIEALEMEIEDLNLEKEELEKQSTSLSINIKDVQNKIFKITEKIKDTEYSIINAENLREKHTSEANKISELIKKAEKEITSLSLEINDFNTKRQELSNLVKSLEEESLEQKGKIQLLSTSLNEEKSIREDKAKFATDMKINLHNIENVLRNLNEKIEENKQEIQNISISFDEKDKEIQSNIVKIEEISKVKYSINNKIEELNIVVAKTKEELEELIKDKDKLMKGFYSEQDRLRDINKIINETERTINSQDVKLARISVQYENYHKKLSEDYELSYEEALNHEIEIKNIQDELVETRRLKGEIKELGSVNLGSIEEYKVLNERLDFILKQQNDLLNAKENLNEVIIDMESKMKDQFVISFRMINENFKEIFKILFDGGQAELVLNDVDDILNSGIDINAQPPGKKLQNLSLLSGGEKSLTAVALLFSILKLKPSPFCILDEIDAALDEANISRYTNYLKMFYQDTQFVLITHRKTTMEIADILYGVAMEQDGISKLISVKLKDNKNEIAS, from the coding sequence TTGCGACTAAAGAAAGTTGAGATACAAGGATTTAAATCATTTGCTGATAAGACTGAGATAAATATTAAAGATGGAATTACTGCTATTGTAGGACCAAATGGTAGTGGTAAAAGCAATATTTCTGACGCTATTAGATGGGTTTTGGGGGAGCAAAGTGTAAAAAACCTTAGAGGTAGCAAAATGGAAGATGTAATTTTTGCTGGGACAAGCAAAAGAAAAGCATTGGGATATGCAGAAGTTACTATTACTTTTGATAATAAAAGTGGTCTAATACCAGTTGATTATTCGGAAGTAGCTGTTACTAGAAGAATGTTTAGATCAGGTGAATCCGAATATTATATAAATAAGAACTCCTGTAGGTTAAAAGATATTAGAGAGTTATTTATGGATACAGGTATCGGGAAAGATGGCTATTCAATTATTGGACAAGGGCGGATAGAGGAAATACTGAGTAATAGACCTGAGGATAGAAGAAGTATTTTTGAAGAAGCTGCTGGTATTGTAAAATATAAATCAAAGAAGGAAGAAGCAGAAAGAAAGCTAGAGAAGACAGAGGGTAATATAATAAGAATTAAAGATTTGGTATCCGAATTATCTAGTCAATTACAAAACTTAGAAGCTCAATCACATAAAGCTAATTGCTTTACAAAATTATATAACAGATTAAAAGAATTAGAAATTAATTTATTTATTAGAGATATTAGAAAGATAGATTTACAAATAGGAGAAATAAATAAAGAAAAATTAACTTTAGAGGAAGAAATCAATAAGAATAGTCTAGAGAGGCAGACTATAGAAGATGAATTTAACATTTTGAAGGATAAAATTGAGACTCTAGAGGAAAAGATTGAGAGTCTTCGAGGTGTAAATTTATCTAATTCTAGTGAGCTTGATAAGAATAAAAATGAACTTTCTTTAATTCAAGAAAAAGAAAAGTTTTATAATAAAGATTTAGAGAGAATTAAGGACGAAAAAGATAAATTAGTGAATAGGCTAAAAGCAATCGAAGAGATGAATTTGGAGTTAGTGAAAGAAAAATCTATTACCCAAGAAGAATACAATAAATTGAACAATATTTATATAGAAAAAACTTTAGAATTAGAAAAAGATATAAAATTTATATTAGATAAAGAAAAGGAAATTGAAGTAGAAAAAAACAATGTAATTAGAATTTATAATAATACATCTGATAAAAAATCAGAATTGAACAGTATTTCTTCATTTAATGATAATATTGAAAAAAGGATATTTCAATTAGAAAAAGAAATCAATGAGATGAAAACAGAAGAAAAATTGATTCTTGAAAACAAGCTAGAGATAACACAGTCTGAAGGTAACTTTAAAGAAGAATTGTCGACTTTATTAGAAGAGCTTAATAATATCCAAGTAATAGAAAAAGAAAACAATGAAATTTTTGATTCAGTAAATAAAAAAATCAATATAAATAATTCAGATCTTCATAGCAAGAAATCTAGTCTAAAATTGTTTAAAAACATGGAAGAAGATTATGAAGGATATTATAAAGGAGTTAAATCTTTACTTATAGCTTCTAAGGATGATTCTAGATTAAAGGAAGGCCTTGTAGGTGTGGTTGGGGAACTAGTTAAAGTAGGACAGAAATTTGAAAGAGCTATAGATATCAGTTTAGGTTCAAATGTACAGAATATGGTTACTGAAACAGAAGAACATGGAAAGAAGGCAATTGAATACCTTAAGAAAAACAAACTAGGTAGAATTACTTGTTTGCCTCTTAATGTCATAAGTGGAAATGTAATAGATATTAGTACACAAGATAGAGAAAAGTTTAAGATACTGGGGCTAGGATTTGAGTTAATAGATTATGATAAAAGATATGAAGAATTATTCAAATATTTACTTGGAAGAACAATAATAGTTGAAGATATGGATTATGGTATTAAATTAGCTAATAAGTATAAACACAAATATAAAATTGTTACATTACAAGGTGAAGTACTAAATCCAGGTGGATCCATGACTGGTGGAAGTTATGCTAGTAATTCTGTTAGTATTATTAATAGAAAAAGTAGAATTGAAGCTTTGGAAATGGAGATAGAGGATTTAAATTTGGAGAAGGAAGAGTTAGAAAAGCAAAGTACCTCATTAAGTATAAATATAAAAGATGTACAAAACAAGATCTTCAAAATTACTGAAAAGATAAAGGATACAGAATATTCTATAATAAATGCTGAAAATCTACGAGAAAAACATACTAGTGAGGCTAATAAAATAAGTGAATTAATAAAAAAGGCTGAGAAAGAAATAACAAGTTTAAGTTTAGAAATAAATGATTTTAATACTAAAAGACAAGAATTATCAAATTTAGTAAAAAGCTTAGAAGAAGAGAGTTTGGAGCAGAAAGGAAAGATACAGTTATTATCTACTTCTTTAAATGAGGAAAAATCCATTAGGGAAGATAAAGCAAAATTTGCAACTGATATGAAAATCAATCTTCACAATATAGAAAATGTGTTAAGAAATTTAAATGAAAAAATTGAAGAAAATAAACAAGAAATACAAAATATAAGCATATCCTTTGATGAAAAGGATAAGGAGATTCAAAGCAATATTGTTAAAATTGAAGAAATATCTAAAGTTAAATATTCCATAAATAATAAGATTGAAGAATTAAATATAGTTGTCGCGAAAACAAAAGAAGAATTGGAAGAATTAATTAAAGATAAAGATAAACTTATGAAAGGGTTTTATTCTGAGCAAGACCGATTAAGAGATATAAATAAAATAATTAATGAAACTGAAAGAACGATTAACTCTCAAGATGTAAAGTTAGCTAGGATTTCAGTTCAATATGAAAACTATCACAAAAAACTTAGTGAAGATTATGAACTATCTTACGAAGAGGCTTTAAATCATGAAATTGAAATAAAGAACATTCAGGATGAATTAGTAGAAACTAGGCGCTTAAAGGGAGAAATAAAAGAACTAGGGTCAGTAAATTTAGGTTCAATTGAAGAATACAAAGTTTTAAATGAAAGGTTAGATTTTATTTTAAAACAACAGAACGATTTATTAAATGCAAAAGAAAATCTCAATGAAGTCATTATTGATATGGAAAGTAAAATGAAAGATCAATTTGTAATTAGCTTTAGAATGATTAATGAGAATTTCAAAGAAATATTTAAAATTCTTTTTGATGGAGGACAAGCCGAATTGGTTCTGAATGATGTTGACGATATCTTAAATTCTGGAATTGATATTAACGCTCAACCCCCAGGAAAGAAATTACAAAATTTATCATTATTATCTGGTGGGGAAAAATCCTTAACTGCAGTAGCATTGTTGTTTTCTATTCTTAAATTGAAGCCATCTCCATTTTGTATACTAGATGAAATAGATGCTGCCCTTGATGAAGCCAACATCAGTAGATATACAAACTATTTGAAAATGTTCTATCAGGATACACAATTTGTATTAATAACTCATAGAAAGACTACTATGGAGATTGCTGATATTTTATATGGAGTGGCAATGGAGCAAGATGGAATATCAAAATTAATATCGGTTAAACTAAAAGATAATAAAAATGAAATAGCAAGTTAG
- a CDS encoding radical SAM protein, translating into MSRHYIIPIFVPHFGCPHDCVFCNQKKITGLSTNVSPEDVSNIIEEHLSTFKPESIVEVAFYGGSFTAIDIDIQKKLLEVPYRYKINNKIDGIRLSTRPDCIDEIILKNLKDYLVDTIELGVQSLNETVLYESGRGHSADDVYKSVKMIKEFGFNMGLQMMVGLPSDTIEKSLYTCKEFLKLSPDCVRVYPTLVIKDTYLEKQYLEGNYTPISVEKAVDICSILLMLFRINDIDVIRMGLQPTENIQLGKDVVAGPFHPAFGQLVEANIFKILLNYYFTKNRIETKGKMLIIEANSRNISSIAGQKSSNSEYLYSIYRFKKIKIYAKQMDIDYISITIDEFYDKIDMKLLMESYLKENSMI; encoded by the coding sequence GTGAGTAGACACTATATAATCCCTATTTTTGTACCACACTTTGGTTGTCCACACGATTGTGTTTTTTGTAATCAAAAGAAAATCACAGGACTGTCTACTAATGTAAGCCCTGAGGATGTATCTAATATTATTGAAGAACATCTTTCTACCTTTAAGCCTGAATCCATAGTAGAAGTAGCTTTTTATGGTGGAAGTTTTACCGCAATAGATATAGATATACAGAAAAAATTACTTGAGGTACCTTACAGGTACAAAATAAACAACAAAATTGATGGTATTAGATTATCTACTAGACCAGATTGTATTGATGAGATAATATTAAAGAATCTAAAAGATTATTTAGTAGATACAATTGAATTAGGTGTTCAATCATTAAATGAAACTGTTTTATATGAAAGTGGAAGAGGACATTCTGCTGACGATGTATATAAGTCAGTAAAAATGATTAAAGAATTTGGATTTAATATGGGATTACAAATGATGGTTGGTTTACCATCGGACACTATTGAAAAATCCTTATATACTTGTAAAGAATTTCTTAAGTTATCTCCTGATTGTGTTAGAGTATATCCTACCTTAGTTATAAAAGATACTTATTTAGAGAAACAATATTTAGAAGGAAATTATACTCCAATTTCTGTTGAGAAAGCTGTTGATATATGTTCTATATTGCTTATGTTATTTAGAATAAATGATATTGATGTTATTAGAATGGGATTACAGCCAACTGAAAACATTCAATTAGGAAAAGATGTAGTAGCAGGACCTTTCCATCCGGCTTTTGGACAATTGGTAGAAGCAAATATATTTAAAATTTTACTAAATTACTATTTTACTAAAAATAGAATAGAAACTAAAGGCAAAATGTTAATAATAGAAGCTAATAGTAGAAATATTTCATCAATAGCAGGACAGAAATCAAGTAATTCGGAATATTTGTATAGTATTTATAGATTTAAAAAGATAAAGATATATGCAAAGCAAATGGATATAGATTACATTAGTATTACAATTGATGAATTTTATGATAAAATTGATATGAAATTACTCATGGAATCTTATTTAAAAGAAAATTCTATGATTTAA
- the rnc gene encoding ribonuclease III, producing the protein MKDGKKLAKFLEPLQDNFNYKFKNIKLLETALTHSSYANENKMKITDNNERLEFLGDTILSLVVSQYLYKKYPNYPEGELTKIRAKVVCESSLAYAARKINLGSFLLLGKGEESTGGRERESILADASEALTGAIYMDSDFETVNRLLIENFETDIVHAVAKGALFTDYKTDLQENLQKITRSKIEYKVIREEGPDHNKIFHMEVIVDNRIVGTGSGRNKKEAEQMAAKEALLIMGEISE; encoded by the coding sequence ATGAAAGATGGTAAAAAACTTGCAAAATTTTTAGAGCCATTACAAGACAATTTTAATTATAAATTTAAGAATATAAAATTGTTAGAAACTGCATTAACCCATAGTTCTTATGCAAATGAGAATAAAATGAAGATTACAGATAATAATGAACGACTTGAATTCCTTGGAGATACAATACTAAGTTTAGTAGTAAGTCAATATCTATATAAAAAGTACCCAAATTACCCAGAAGGTGAATTAACAAAAATTAGAGCTAAAGTAGTTTGTGAATCATCTTTGGCTTATGCAGCTAGAAAAATAAATTTGGGGAGCTTTCTTCTTCTTGGCAAGGGTGAGGAATCTACAGGTGGAAGAGAGAGAGAATCAATTTTAGCGGATGCTAGTGAGGCTCTAACGGGTGCTATTTATATGGATAGTGACTTTGAAACTGTAAATAGACTTTTAATTGAAAATTTTGAAACTGATATTGTTCATGCAGTTGCTAAAGGTGCCTTGTTTACTGATTACAAGACTGATTTACAAGAAAATCTTCAAAAAATAACCAGGTCTAAGATTGAGTATAAGGTAATCAGAGAAGAAGGTCCTGATCATAATAAGATATTTCATATGGAGGTAATAGTAGATAACAGAATCGTAGGTACAGGTTCAGGCAGAAATAAAAAAGAAGCGGAGCAAATGGCTGCAAAAGAGGCTCTATTAATAATGGGTGAAATAAGTGAGTAG
- the acpP gene encoding acyl carrier protein, with amino-acid sequence MIFSKIKTIIATQFNINEEEIKKDTSFKDTLNADSLDLVELIMALEDEFGLEVEDEDMENIKTVGDAVEYITNSIDE; translated from the coding sequence ATGATTTTTAGTAAAATTAAGACAATAATAGCTACTCAATTTAATATTAATGAGGAAGAAATAAAGAAGGATACTTCATTTAAGGATACATTAAATGCTGATTCTTTAGATTTAGTTGAGCTGATCATGGCTCTTGAAGATGAATTTGGTTTGGAAGTTGAAGACGAAGATATGGAAAATATTAAGACAGTTGGAGATGCTGTTGAATATATTACAAATTCTATAGATGAATGA
- the plsX gene encoding phosphate acyltransferase PlsX, translating into MKIIIDAMGGDNSPIEIVKGSVDAVNEFNIEVLLVGKEDVIKNELLKYKYEKGKIEILNAEDVITNDDDPAIAIRRKKNSSMVVGCKALADGLGDGFISAGSTGALLASGIFIVKRIDGIERAALTVLYPTLTGFSLLLDAGANVDCKPEYLNQFALMGSIYMEKVMGITSPRIGLVNIGGEKGKGNILTKETYEIIEKSSLNFTGNIEARELPNGVVDVIVSDGFAGNIVLKLTEGMAISMFTLLKKEFTRNIRTKIGALLLKPELKNIKSRMDYREYGGAPLLGIKKPIVKAHGSSDAFAIKNAIKQMIKFVDKDVINIIQENMHILVNNNILEGDNNDF; encoded by the coding sequence ATGAAGATTATTATTGATGCTATGGGTGGGGACAATAGTCCAATTGAAATTGTCAAAGGTTCCGTTGATGCAGTTAATGAATTCAATATTGAAGTTTTATTAGTTGGTAAAGAGGATGTAATTAAAAATGAATTATTAAAATATAAATACGAAAAAGGGAAAATAGAAATTCTAAATGCTGAGGATGTAATAACCAATGATGATGACCCTGCAATAGCAATAAGGAGAAAAAAGAACTCGTCAATGGTAGTTGGTTGTAAGGCATTAGCTGATGGATTGGGAGATGGCTTTATTTCAGCAGGTAGTACTGGTGCCTTATTAGCATCTGGAATTTTCATTGTTAAGAGGATAGATGGCATTGAAAGAGCTGCCTTGACGGTATTATATCCAACCTTAACTGGATTTTCACTACTTCTTGATGCAGGAGCTAATGTAGACTGCAAACCTGAATATCTAAATCAATTTGCTTTAATGGGTTCTATATATATGGAAAAAGTAATGGGAATTACTTCTCCTAGGATTGGTCTTGTAAATATTGGGGGAGAAAAGGGTAAGGGTAATATTCTTACTAAAGAAACATATGAAATTATTGAAAAGTCAAGTTTGAATTTTACAGGAAATATTGAAGCAAGAGAATTGCCAAATGGTGTTGTTGATGTTATTGTTAGTGATGGTTTTGCTGGAAATATTGTTTTAAAACTAACTGAAGGTATGGCTATTTCCATGTTTACCTTACTTAAAAAAGAATTCACAAGAAATATAAGGACAAAAATTGGCGCCTTGTTGCTTAAGCCTGAACTTAAGAATATTAAGAGTAGAATGGATTACAGAGAATATGGTGGAGCACCTTTACTAGGGATAAAGAAACCTATTGTAAAAGCCCATGGAAGTTCTGATGCTTTTGCAATAAAAAATGCAATAAAACAAATGATAAAGTTTGTTGATAAAGATGTAATAAATATAATTCAAGAAAATATGCATATATTAGTCAATAATAATATTTTGGAGGGAGATAATAATGATTTTTAG
- the rpmF gene encoding 50S ribosomal protein L32 produces MAVPKRKTSKTRRDKRRASSYTLNKATVVECPQCHEPKQPHRVCRSCGYYKNREVIAVE; encoded by the coding sequence ATGGCGGTACCAAAACGCAAAACTTCTAAAACCAGAAGAGATAAGAGAAGAGCTTCTTCTTATACACTAAACAAAGCTACAGTTGTTGAATGTCCTCAATGTCATGAGCCTAAACAACCACATAGAGTATGTAGATCATGCGGATATTACAAAAACAGAGAAGTAATAGCAGTTGAATAA